One Prodigiosinella aquatilis DNA window includes the following coding sequences:
- a CDS encoding DUF2732 family protein, translating to MRNIETRKTDVSADGFLSLLNKARMDERANQYLYVSARLDRLAIHIQKNELSGKEVAELLRIEAECFERSAQELR from the coding sequence CAGACGTTAGTGCAGACGGTTTTTTATCTCTGCTGAATAAAGCCCGGATGGATGAACGCGCTAATCAGTACCTGTATGTTTCGGCTCGACTGGACAGACTGGCTATTCATATCCAGAAAAATGAATTGTCAGGCAAAGAGGTCGCCGAACTGCTGCGTATCGAGGCGGAGTGTTTTGAACGCTCTGCACAGGAACTGCGCTAA
- a CDS encoding TraR/DksA family transcriptional regulator, protein MDLMDMAQEREELIRENQIQKARQPLGRLVSAFVCESCDAPIPEARRIAIPGVALCVNCQEVTELKNKHYRGNL, encoded by the coding sequence ATGGATTTGATGGATATGGCGCAAGAGCGCGAAGAACTGATCCGCGAAAACCAGATTCAGAAAGCCCGGCAACCGCTGGGCCGTTTGGTATCTGCGTTTGTCTGCGAAAGTTGTGACGCACCCATACCGGAAGCCCGCCGCATTGCCATTCCGGGCGTCGCCTTGTGTGTGAATTGTCAGGAAGTCACTGAGCTGAAAAATAAACATTATCGGGGGAATTTATGA
- a CDS encoding 3'-5' exonuclease, with the protein MNNVMIDLETLGKNKNAPLASIGAVFFEPETGALNYRFYCRVDFENDMKNGAVPDGDTIKWWLRQSSEARAELVSDDVIPVWDAVNRLGDWLTDNADDLKTLRVWANSPSFDCEILKSAFERTDTDIPWNYWNERDVRTMKEIGFVVMDMGCFIGTAETVGVKHNALDDAIQQVALVSAVWQKIHSAAGGAK; encoded by the coding sequence ATGAATAACGTCATGATTGATTTAGAAACGCTGGGAAAAAATAAAAATGCGCCGCTGGCATCAATTGGGGCGGTGTTTTTTGAACCAGAAACGGGCGCACTGAATTATAGGTTTTATTGCCGTGTCGATTTTGAAAATGACATGAAGAACGGTGCTGTCCCCGATGGCGACACGATTAAATGGTGGTTGAGGCAGTCGTCAGAGGCGCGGGCGGAGCTGGTCAGCGATGACGTTATTCCTGTATGGGATGCCGTAAACCGTCTTGGCGACTGGTTGACAGATAACGCCGATGACCTGAAGACGCTGCGAGTCTGGGCTAATAGTCCATCTTTCGATTGCGAAATTCTGAAATCTGCGTTTGAGCGTACCGATACCGATATTCCTTGGAATTACTGGAATGAACGTGATGTACGGACGATGAAGGAAATCGGTTTTGTCGTAATGGACATGGGGTGTTTTATTGGTACGGCGGAAACTGTTGGCGTCAAACATAACGCTCTGGATGACGCCATTCAACAGGTTGCGCTAGTTTCTGCCGTCTGGCAGAAAATTCATTCTGCGGCCGGGGGTGCCAAATGA
- a CDS encoding Dam family site-specific DNA-(adenine-N6)-methyltransferase: MIRPFIKWAGGKTRVLPDLLPHLPAADCLIEPFVGGASVFLNTDYRRYVLADINPDLINLYRCVTSHTDLVIEAAQEIFEKFNNAEGYGKIRTAFNTQRRSARMCAHTLENIGRAAQFLYLNRHCYNGVCRYSKKTGFNVPFGKYKSVYFPENEIRLFSEKARDTHAIFISASFKHTLSLFAVRGTAIYCDPPYLPASDTANFTQYHTGGFTVADHQSLADALLDANRQHGIQCVISNSDTPATREIYRHFGLHEISVQRSAGASAITRAAAKEVIGVLGCDGHGCGVCPYCVPLWWGLDMAAPAQGETEVRRCF; this comes from the coding sequence ATGATCCGTCCGTTCATCAAATGGGCGGGGGGTAAAACCCGCGTCCTACCCGATTTGCTGCCACACCTGCCCGCCGCTGATTGCCTGATTGAACCGTTTGTCGGCGGTGCGTCGGTGTTCCTGAATACGGATTACCGCCGCTATGTACTGGCCGATATTAACCCGGATCTTATTAACCTCTATCGTTGCGTAACCAGCCACACGGATTTGGTTATCGAAGCCGCGCAGGAAATCTTTGAAAAATTCAACAATGCCGAGGGCTACGGCAAAATTCGCACAGCTTTCAACACTCAGAGGCGATCCGCACGTATGTGTGCGCATACGCTGGAGAATATTGGACGCGCTGCGCAATTCCTCTATCTGAACCGCCATTGTTATAACGGCGTGTGCCGTTACAGCAAGAAGACCGGCTTTAACGTGCCGTTTGGCAAGTATAAAAGCGTCTACTTTCCTGAAAATGAAATTCGCCTGTTTTCCGAAAAGGCCCGCGACACACACGCTATTTTTATCTCCGCATCGTTCAAACACACGCTATCTCTGTTCGCTGTACGCGGAACGGCTATCTACTGTGACCCGCCGTATCTGCCCGCATCTGACACGGCGAATTTCACGCAATACCACACCGGCGGCTTTACCGTTGCCGACCATCAGTCGCTGGCCGATGCATTGCTGGACGCAAACCGTCAGCACGGCATCCAGTGCGTGATTTCAAACAGCGACACCCCAGCCACACGCGAGATTTACCGGCATTTCGGGCTACATGAAATCAGCGTGCAGCGGTCGGCCGGTGCAAGTGCCATAACCCGTGCCGCCGCCAAGGAAGTGATCGGCGTGCTGGGGTGTGACGGCCACGGCTGTGGGGTGTGCCCGTACTGCGTTCCGCTGTGGTGGGGTTTGGATATGGCTGCGCCTGCGCAGGGTGAAACGGAGGTGCGGAGGTGTTTTTGA
- a CDS encoding DNA cytosine methyltransferase: MDVIDLFAGFGGSSTGARMAGARVVWAANHWPVAVDYHRANHPDTHHVCQDLHQADWAVVPAHDLMMASPCCQGHSRARGKAAGNPQHDASRSTAWAVVSAAEYHRPSVVIVENVPEFLSWTLYPAWSTAMEALGYALSPHIVDCADLGVPQNRVRLFLICTRSRSPLLLDLPHVSHVSAATFIDFDDGKWSLINRPGRAISTLERIENGRRQFGERFIFSYYGNTRSGRSIDRPIGTITTRDRWAVVDGGRMRMVTKREVMAAMSFPSSYVTPHSHRMTVHLAGNAVPPVAMQRIIEAVRASV; encoded by the coding sequence ATGGATGTTATTGATCTTTTCGCCGGATTTGGTGGCTCATCAACAGGCGCGCGGATGGCCGGTGCGCGTGTTGTCTGGGCTGCAAATCACTGGCCCGTTGCAGTTGATTATCACCGAGCTAATCATCCAGATACGCATCATGTCTGTCAGGATTTACATCAAGCGGACTGGGCCGTTGTTCCTGCGCACGATCTGATGATGGCGTCACCGTGCTGCCAAGGGCATAGCCGGGCGCGCGGAAAAGCCGCCGGAAATCCGCAGCATGATGCAAGTCGCTCGACTGCATGGGCTGTTGTGTCAGCAGCAGAATATCACAGGCCGTCAGTGGTGATTGTTGAGAATGTGCCTGAATTTCTGAGCTGGACGCTATATCCGGCGTGGTCGACGGCAATGGAGGCTTTGGGTTATGCACTATCGCCGCATATTGTTGATTGTGCTGATCTGGGGGTTCCTCAGAATCGCGTCCGATTGTTTCTGATCTGCACTCGCAGTCGCTCCCCGCTATTGCTCGATCTGCCACACGTCAGCCATGTTTCTGCCGCGACGTTCATTGATTTTGATGACGGAAAATGGTCACTGATAAATCGTCCGGGTCGTGCGATATCAACGCTTGAGCGTATCGAAAACGGTCGCCGGCAGTTCGGCGAGCGATTCATTTTTAGTTACTACGGAAACACACGCTCGGGGCGCTCAATTGACAGGCCAATAGGCACAATTACAACCCGTGATCGCTGGGCTGTTGTTGATGGTGGTCGCATGCGGATGGTGACAAAGCGTGAGGTAATGGCCGCGATGTCTTTCCCGTCATCGTATGTCACGCCGCATAGCCACCGCATGACTGTTCACCTGGCTGGAAATGCTGTGCCGCCTGTTGCCATGCAGCGGATTATTGAAGCTGTGAGAGCGTCCGTGTGA
- a CDS encoding replication endonuclease: MNQEWAYPWNAPRPAIGPDERALTREEILQGQAVLSRLHTLPRFLAARFRSRYEYLKKSQGLAAAFRYLVLTVERRLWPRIEAINLRHGVDLRRVLDESDGFRHLPDMTDPDLKQFARRIARQVSKNYEWLSDDYLTEHGPDNAVLFTHKAQSHLYGKIAGMCRAFNVRPLHWRKYCRGKLDMRSAFAALVRLCNEEWWERQLKAQRTRWREAFLIAIGQVNKDASPYASKQAIREVYSLRLANLEFLKSFEVENVATGERFDLIDKVMASISNPEIRRMELMSTIAGIERYASEQNDVGMFITLTTPSKYHPTRVIGKARKVQFNQNWDREAFTPKDGQRYLVRVWGLMRTAFKDNDLQVYGMRVVEPHHDGTPHWHMMLFCEKGQRQQIIDIMRRYALKDDGDEPGAQENRFDCKHLNKGGAAGYIAKYIAKNIDGYALDGELDGETGKPLKDAASAVTAWAATWRIPQFHPIGIPTMGAYRECRRIRDCSLADQFDEQVEAVRFAADDGDFAAYMKAQGGANVPRDQQTVRVARTLAANLNSYDEEVQKVVGIFSPRYGAGQVFTTRADEWRIVPKAVDVEVLPLKSGSAASRSPVNNCGSGIGSTEKNRRVNPQNQGNTAFSGPPPIPIDWNDEGAVLSLVVAARGQITRRRMLQQNTDPTTAPPRSPSARLTMVQRLELTRIQADLQRRGIETSRQEREALVRGATLRVDGEDIRLPSESVDGWGW; the protein is encoded by the coding sequence GTGAATCAAGAATGGGCTTATCCGTGGAACGCTCCTCGCCCCGCCATTGGCCCCGATGAAAGAGCGCTTACCCGTGAAGAAATCCTTCAGGGGCAAGCGGTTTTATCCCGCCTGCATACCTTACCGCGCTTTCTGGCGGCCCGCTTCCGCAGCCGTTACGAGTATCTGAAAAAATCCCAGGGATTAGCTGCCGCCTTTCGTTATCTGGTGCTGACCGTTGAGCGCCGATTGTGGCCACGGATTGAGGCTATCAATCTGCGCCACGGGGTTGATCTGCGCCGGGTGCTGGATGAATCCGACGGCTTTCGCCATCTGCCAGACATGACCGACCCAGATTTAAAACAGTTTGCCCGTCGCATTGCCCGGCAAGTCAGCAAAAACTACGAATGGCTGAGTGATGACTATCTAACGGAACATGGCCCGGATAATGCGGTGCTGTTTACCCACAAAGCGCAAAGCCACCTGTACGGCAAAATCGCCGGGATGTGCCGCGCATTTAACGTCAGGCCGTTGCACTGGCGCAAGTATTGCCGGGGAAAATTGGATATGCGCAGCGCCTTTGCCGCACTGGTTCGTTTGTGTAACGAGGAGTGGTGGGAGCGCCAGTTGAAAGCCCAGCGTACACGCTGGCGTGAAGCCTTCCTGATAGCTATCGGCCAGGTCAACAAGGACGCATCACCCTACGCCAGCAAACAAGCGATCCGCGAAGTCTATTCCCTCCGCCTTGCCAACCTTGAATTCCTGAAAAGCTTCGAAGTGGAGAACGTCGCTACCGGGGAGCGTTTCGACCTGATAGACAAGGTGATGGCGAGTATCTCTAACCCGGAGATCCGGCGCATGGAGTTGATGAGCACTATCGCCGGTATTGAACGTTATGCCAGCGAACAGAATGACGTCGGCATGTTTATCACCCTTACGACACCCTCCAAATATCACCCGACGCGAGTGATCGGCAAAGCCCGGAAAGTGCAGTTTAACCAAAATTGGGACCGGGAAGCTTTCACGCCGAAAGACGGGCAGCGCTACCTGGTGCGGGTGTGGGGGCTAATGCGCACTGCGTTTAAAGATAATGATCTACAGGTGTATGGGATGCGTGTTGTTGAACCACATCACGACGGAACGCCGCACTGGCACATGATGCTGTTTTGTGAAAAAGGGCAGCGTCAGCAGATTATCGACATCATGCGCCGCTATGCCTTGAAAGACGATGGCGACGAACCCGGCGCACAGGAAAACCGCTTTGACTGCAAGCACCTGAACAAAGGTGGGGCCGCAGGTTATATCGCCAAATACATTGCCAAGAATATTGACGGCTACGCGCTGGATGGCGAATTGGACGGTGAAACCGGTAAACCGTTGAAGGACGCGGCGTCCGCCGTTACCGCCTGGGCGGCAACGTGGCGTATCCCTCAATTTCACCCGATTGGTATCCCGACAATGGGTGCGTATCGCGAGTGCCGTCGTATCCGTGACTGTTCGCTGGCCGACCAATTTGACGAACAAGTAGAGGCAGTCCGTTTTGCCGCCGATGACGGAGATTTTGCCGCCTACATGAAAGCCCAGGGCGGCGCGAATGTGCCGCGTGACCAGCAAACTGTCCGCGTGGCGCGTACCCTGGCCGCCAACCTCAACAGCTACGATGAAGAAGTGCAAAAAGTGGTCGGGATCTTCTCGCCGCGTTATGGCGCCGGCCAGGTATTTACCACCCGAGCCGATGAATGGCGCATCGTCCCAAAGGCCGTTGACGTTGAGGTTTTGCCGTTAAAAAGCGGCTCTGCCGCGTCTCGGAGTCCTGTCAATAACTGTGGATCGGGCATCGGCAGCACCGAGAAAAATCGCCGCGTTAACCCACAAAATCAGGGCAATACGGCGTTTTCCGGGCCGCCCCCGATACCGATTGACTGGAATGATGAAGGCGCTGTGCTGTCGTTGGTAGTCGCAGCCCGAGGGCAAATAACACGGCGACGCATGCTACAACAGAATACCGATCCAACAACGGCCCCGCCGCGATCACCGTCGGCACGTTTAACCATGGTACAACGTCTGGAGTTAACCCGGATTCAGGCTGATTTGCAGCGGCGAGGAATAGAAACAAGTCGTCAGGAACGTGAAGCGCTGGTTCGCGGTGCCACCCTGCGCGTGGATGGCGAAGATATTCGGTTGCCGTCAGAGTCCGTGGACGGGTGGGGGTGGTGA
- a CDS encoding type II toxin-antitoxin system HicA family toxin: protein MDSKTLIAEIKTDGWVLVRVNGSHHHFTHPTKPGLVTIPHPKKDLPIGTVKSIRKQAGI, encoded by the coding sequence ATGGATAGCAAGACGCTAATAGCAGAAATAAAAACGGATGGTTGGGTTCTGGTTAGGGTTAACGGTAGTCATCACCATTTTACTCACCCGACTAAACCGGGATTGGTGACAATCCCACACCCTAAAAAGGACTTGCCAATAGGCACAGTCAAAAGCATCAGGAAGCAAGCGGGGATTTAA
- a CDS encoding type II toxin-antitoxin system HicB family antitoxin: MLYPIAIEPGDEKHAYGVTVPDLPGCFSAGDALDEAMSNAKEAITGHIELLIETGGDIPAVSTVQDLAKNPEYAGYTWALVDVDVSRLMGGAEKINVTLPKVLIDRIDRVVASHPEFKSRSGFLAQAALERITVIR, encoded by the coding sequence ATGTTGTATCCAATTGCTATCGAGCCAGGCGACGAAAAACACGCGTATGGTGTGACTGTTCCCGATCTGCCGGGTTGCTTTTCTGCTGGTGATGCTCTTGATGAAGCAATGAGCAACGCGAAAGAAGCTATTACCGGTCACATTGAGTTGTTGATTGAGACGGGGGGCGATATTCCTGCTGTTTCCACTGTTCAGGATCTGGCGAAAAATCCGGAGTATGCGGGTTATACATGGGCGTTAGTTGATGTTGATGTCTCCCGCCTGATGGGAGGCGCAGAAAAAATCAACGTCACGTTGCCAAAGGTATTGATTGACCGTATTGATCGTGTTGTTGCTTCCCATCCCGAATTTAAAAGCCGATCTGGTTTTCTTGCACAGGCTGCGCTGGAGCGGATCACAGTGATTCGCTAG
- a CDS encoding Tum protein, translating into MLERVELIARLTTAGVCQERDREIALNLIAEIASDAVIRNRQFSIIFSANPLES; encoded by the coding sequence ATGTTAGAACGTGTGGAGCTGATTGCGCGCCTGACAACCGCAGGTGTATGTCAGGAACGAGATCGAGAGATTGCGCTTAACCTTATTGCTGAAATAGCTAGTGATGCAGTGATCCGTAACCGGCAATTCTCCATAATCTTTTCCGCCAATCCTCTTGAGAGTTAG
- a CDS encoding DNA cytosine methyltransferase, with protein MIIKVVDLFCGAGGLTHGLQKAGLDVVAGIDLEGECRFPYEKNNTAKFIERDITLVTKEDLSSLYAGADIKVLAGCAPCQPFSKYTQGRDKKNDKKWPLLYEFERLISETEPEIVTMENVPDVTKHKVYDDFYNALVSLGYQVWAGRVDCVEYGIPQNRSRHVLLASKLGEIKLIKRKNISLKTVRDVIGKLPPLEDGQIDPCDSLHRASKLSSINKKRIMHSVPGGTWKDWPEELIAACHIKSTGKGYASVYGRMSWDKPSPTITTLCNGFGNGRFGHPEQNRAISLREAALLQTFPLSYIFYDDSSKLTMRSIGKMIGNAVPVELGKVIGESILAHVG; from the coding sequence ATGATTATAAAGGTAGTAGATCTCTTCTGTGGTGCAGGTGGTTTAACCCATGGCCTTCAAAAGGCTGGATTAGACGTTGTTGCAGGAATTGATCTAGAAGGCGAATGCCGCTTTCCATATGAGAAAAATAACACTGCAAAATTTATTGAGAGAGATATTACCTTAGTAACTAAGGAGGATTTATCTTCACTTTACGCAGGGGCAGATATTAAGGTCTTGGCTGGTTGTGCACCTTGTCAACCCTTTTCAAAATATACTCAAGGAAGAGACAAGAAGAATGATAAAAAGTGGCCCTTACTTTATGAATTTGAAAGACTAATTAGTGAAACTGAACCAGAAATAGTAACGATGGAAAACGTCCCAGATGTTACGAAACATAAAGTGTATGATGATTTTTACAATGCATTGGTGTCTTTAGGATATCAGGTATGGGCTGGGCGAGTGGATTGTGTTGAATATGGCATTCCTCAGAATCGCTCTAGACATGTGCTTTTGGCCTCTAAATTAGGTGAAATTAAACTAATTAAGCGCAAAAATATATCCTTAAAAACCGTTAGAGATGTTATTGGTAAGCTCCCTCCTCTTGAAGATGGGCAGATAGATCCTTGCGATTCTTTGCATAGAGCAAGCAAGTTAAGTTCAATTAATAAAAAAAGGATAATGCACTCAGTCCCCGGCGGAACTTGGAAGGACTGGCCTGAAGAATTAATAGCTGCCTGTCATATAAAATCAACTGGTAAAGGATACGCTAGTGTTTACGGGCGTATGTCTTGGGATAAACCAAGTCCAACAATAACAACGTTATGTAATGGATTTGGCAATGGGCGTTTTGGTCACCCTGAACAAAATAGAGCTATTTCTCTAAGAGAGGCGGCTTTGCTTCAGACATTCCCTCTGAGCTATATATTTTATGATGATAGTTCAAAGTTGACTATGAGAAGTATTGGAAAAATGATTGGTAATGCTGTGCCAGTCGAGTTGGGTAAGGTCATTGGCGAGTCAATTCTAGCCCATGTAGGTTAA
- a CDS encoding MAE_28990/MAE_18760 family HEPN-like nuclease, whose amino-acid sequence MESFREDFDNRSGEILAYLDLLRFIESAGAEIVSSDKNDKFSITAEARKTLKGTVYILLYNLIESSMREAICFIHDTIYYRNIAFDDLKDTLKKEILKRLKHDSVNVEKLIVSLTKGISCGISIGTFNKQKLFSGNIDKDEIKDKSAVYGFSISTDYKHTKHGENLTLVKQHRNDLAHGNVSFSEIGKNVSYQDLENVSLEIIAYLDGVTKNIEQYVNTNGYLAP is encoded by the coding sequence AGATTTATAGAAAGTGCTGGGGCAGAAATTGTATCATCTGATAAAAATGATAAATTTTCGATAACCGCTGAAGCCAGAAAAACCCTAAAAGGCACAGTTTATATACTCCTTTACAACTTAATTGAATCATCAATGAGAGAAGCTATATGTTTTATTCATGACACTATTTATTATAGAAATATTGCATTTGATGATTTAAAGGATACGTTAAAAAAAGAGATACTAAAAAGATTAAAACATGACTCAGTTAATGTTGAAAAACTCATAGTTAGTTTAACTAAAGGAATCTCCTGCGGTATATCTATAGGTACATTTAACAAACAAAAATTATTTTCTGGGAACATTGACAAAGATGAAATAAAAGACAAGTCGGCTGTCTATGGTTTTTCCATATCAACTGATTATAAGCATACTAAGCACGGAGAAAATCTAACCTTAGTTAAACAACATCGCAATGATTTAGCACATGGTAATGTATCATTTTCTGAAATTGGCAAAAATGTCTCATACCAAGATTTAGAAAATGTTTCCTTAGAAATTATTGCTTATCTTGACGGGGTCACGAAAAATATTGAGCAATATGTCAATACGAATGGATATCTTGCACCGTAA